From the genome of Malus domestica chromosome 04, GDT2T_hap1, one region includes:
- the LOC103446618 gene encoding carbonic anhydrase Nec1-like isoform X1: MMFESKQTHLRFFALTIILLYLHPIALTAKPLDQEIEFDYREGSEKGPQHWGELKKEWTACKDGKSQSPIDLMEDGATKVIPTFRDLTMHHKPSGATLKNEGHYIALEWEGDAGSIQINGTNYFLKQCHWHTPSEHTINGIRYDLELHMVHRSADKNSVAVIAFLYQVGPPNPFLLKVSKDILSVIGTKEKHLGVINPSEIKWPSLRFYRYVGSLTTPPCTEAVIWTVNEGVSIVSRRQLELLKQVVDDYAVMNARPLQPTNDRGIKLYGSTSWLSDDKVSHHTTINAASSPQESINAASAQESSHSPKQGNHSPQQTVRLFPQVIACLFVCLLHLVIN; the protein is encoded by the exons ATGATGTTTGAATCAAAGCAAACTCATCTTCGGTTCTTTGCTTTAACAATTATTCTTCTGTACTTGCACCCTATAGCACTTACAGCTAAACCACTTG ACCAAGAAATAGAGTTTGATTATAGAGAAGGAAGCGAGAAGGGGCCACAACACTGGGGAGAGCTTAAGAAAGAATGGACGGCATGCAAAGATGGAAAATCTCAATCACCAATAGACTTAATGGAGGATGGTGCCACCAAAGTGATCCCAACTTTTAGGGATCTTACAATGCACCATAAGCCTTCTGGTGCAACTCTCAAGAATGAAGGTCACTATATCGCG CTTGAATGGGAAGGTGATGCTGGATCTATCCAAATCAACGGCACAAATTACTTCCTCAAACAATGTCATTGGCACACCCCATCCGAGCACACCATCAATGGCATAAG GTATGATCTAGAATTGCACATGGTACACCGAAGTGCCGACAAGAACAGTGTAGCTGTAATTGCCTTCCTCTACCAAGTTGGTCCTCCCAATCCTTTTCTCTTAAAG GTGAGCAAGGATATACTGTCTGTGATTGGTACGAAGGAGAAACACTTGGGAGTGATTAATCCAAGTGAAATAAAATGGCCTAGCTTAAGATTTTACAGATACGTGGGATCACTCACAACCCCTCCCTGTACTGAAGCAGTTATTTGGACCGTAAACGAAGGG GTAAGTATTGTTTCAAGAAGACAACTGGAGTTACTTAAACAAGTAGTTGATGAT TATGCAGTGATGAATGCAAGGCCATTGCAACCTACCAATGACCGAGGTATCAAGCTCTATGGCTCGACATCATGGTTAAGTGATGACAAAGTATCTCATCACACAACGATTAATGCTGCATCAAGCCCTCAAGAGTCGATCAATGCAGCGAGTGCACAAGAGAGTAGCCACAGCCCCAAACAGGGTAACCACAGTCCCCAACAGACTGTTAGACTATTTCCGCAAGTAATCGCGTGTCTGTTCGTGTGTCTTCTCCACTTGGTTATTAATTAA
- the LOC103446618 gene encoding carbonic anhydrase Nec1-like isoform X2: protein MMFESKQTHLRFFALTIILLYLHPIALTAKPLDQEIEFDYREGSEKGPQHWGELKKEWTACKDGKSQSPIDLMEDGATKVIPTFRDLTMHHKPSGATLKNEGHYIALEWEGDAGSIQINGTNYFLKQCHWHTPSEHTINGIRYDLELHMVHRSADKNSVAVIAFLYQVGPPNPFLLKVSKDILSVIGTKEKHLGVINPSEIKWPSLRFYRYVGSLTTPPCTEAVIWTVNEGYAVMNARPLQPTNDRGIKLYGSTSWLSDDKVSHHTTINAASSPQESINAASAQESSHSPKQGNHSPQQTVRLFPQVIACLFVCLLHLVIN from the exons ATGATGTTTGAATCAAAGCAAACTCATCTTCGGTTCTTTGCTTTAACAATTATTCTTCTGTACTTGCACCCTATAGCACTTACAGCTAAACCACTTG ACCAAGAAATAGAGTTTGATTATAGAGAAGGAAGCGAGAAGGGGCCACAACACTGGGGAGAGCTTAAGAAAGAATGGACGGCATGCAAAGATGGAAAATCTCAATCACCAATAGACTTAATGGAGGATGGTGCCACCAAAGTGATCCCAACTTTTAGGGATCTTACAATGCACCATAAGCCTTCTGGTGCAACTCTCAAGAATGAAGGTCACTATATCGCG CTTGAATGGGAAGGTGATGCTGGATCTATCCAAATCAACGGCACAAATTACTTCCTCAAACAATGTCATTGGCACACCCCATCCGAGCACACCATCAATGGCATAAG GTATGATCTAGAATTGCACATGGTACACCGAAGTGCCGACAAGAACAGTGTAGCTGTAATTGCCTTCCTCTACCAAGTTGGTCCTCCCAATCCTTTTCTCTTAAAG GTGAGCAAGGATATACTGTCTGTGATTGGTACGAAGGAGAAACACTTGGGAGTGATTAATCCAAGTGAAATAAAATGGCCTAGCTTAAGATTTTACAGATACGTGGGATCACTCACAACCCCTCCCTGTACTGAAGCAGTTATTTGGACCGTAAACGAAGGG TATGCAGTGATGAATGCAAGGCCATTGCAACCTACCAATGACCGAGGTATCAAGCTCTATGGCTCGACATCATGGTTAAGTGATGACAAAGTATCTCATCACACAACGATTAATGCTGCATCAAGCCCTCAAGAGTCGATCAATGCAGCGAGTGCACAAGAGAGTAGCCACAGCCCCAAACAGGGTAACCACAGTCCCCAACAGACTGTTAGACTATTTCCGCAAGTAATCGCGTGTCTGTTCGTGTGTCTTCTCCACTTGGTTATTAATTAA